The proteins below are encoded in one region of Triticum aestivum cultivar Chinese Spring chromosome 1B, IWGSC CS RefSeq v2.1, whole genome shotgun sequence:
- the LOC123087232 gene encoding uncharacterized protein encodes MAIDHDSPCKELLPKDRRSMDDDGAEPEEEEELEEVEEDEEVAEVEEEEAEEDEKSAEEVEEQEQVASADGERWPRWLRPMMSARFYTPCKTHPDSRRGGVRTMFCLDCAAVAGALCSLCADHGHRGHHVIRVRRSTYSSVLIVSDVQGLLDVDGVQTYVINGARVVFLRERGPQQRHARSAWSFVNQCGCGRGLLEAFRFCSLSCKFPGCRHDRSASSPSSPPRNAADQTSTPPPPPPAHRRKGIPHRAPFGNLVV; translated from the coding sequence GACGATGACGGCGCtgaaccggaggaggaggaggagctggaggaggttgaggaggatgaggaggttgcggaggtggaggaggaggaggctgaggaggACGAGAAGTCtgcggaggaggtggaggagcaggagcaggtaGCGTCGGCGGACGGCGAGCGGTGGCCTCGGTGGCTGCGCCCCATGATGTCCGCGCGCTTCTACACGCCGTGCAAGACGCACCCTGACTCGCGCCGGGGCGGCGTGCGCACCATGTTCTGCCTCGactgcgccgccgtcgccggcgcgcTCTGCTCCCTGTGCGCCGACCATGGCCACCGCGGCCACCACGTCATCCGGGTCCGCCGCTCCACCTACAGCAGCGTGCTCATCGTGTCGGACGTCCAGGGCCTCCTGGACGTCGACGGCGTGCAGACCTACGTCATCAACGGCGCGCGCGTCGTCTTCCTCAGAGAGCGCGGCCCGCAGCAGAGGCACGCCCGCAGCGCCTGGAGCTTCGTCAACCAGTGCGGCTGTGGCCGCGGCCTGCTCGAGGCCTTCCGCTTCTGCTCGCTCAGCTGCAAGTTCCCTGGCTGCCGCCACGACCGCAGcgcctcctccccttcctccccgccGCGCAATGCCGCCGACCAGACCtcgacgccaccaccgccgccgcctgcacACCGGCGCAAGGGCATCCCGCACCGGGCACCGTTCGGCAACCTGGTCGTCTGA